Proteins encoded together in one Prunus dulcis chromosome 3, ALMONDv2, whole genome shotgun sequence window:
- the LOC117623434 gene encoding mediator of RNA polymerase II transcription subunit 6, which produces MATPPMAPPSMEGTPPPMAVQPPGTDMTGICFKDQLWLNSYPLDRNLVFDYFAISPFYDWTCNNEQLRQRSIHPLDPSHLSKMTGTEYSLNEVMEPHLFVFRKQKRDGPEKVTPMLTYYVLDGTIYQAPQLCNVFAARIGRALYYISKAFTTAASKLEKIGYVDSENETAAFESKVTKETIDFKEVKRVDHILQSLQRKLPPAPPPPPFPEGYVPAPTAEAENGPETQQAGEPQQPQMDPIIDQGPAKRMKF; this is translated from the exons ATGGCGACGCCACCGATGGCACCGCCGAGCATGGAGGGCACTCCACCGCCCATGGCAGTACAGCCACCGGGCACGGACATGACCGGAATATGCTTCAAGGACCAGCTATGGCTGAACTCGTATCCTCTCGATCGCAATTTGGTCTTCGATTACTTCGCTATCTCTCCTTTCTACGACTGGACCTGCAACAATGAACAGCTTCGTCAACGCTCCATTCACCCCCTCGATCCCTCTCACCTCTC GAAAATGACAGGCACTGAATACTCGCTGAATGAAGTAATGGAGCCACACCTTTTTGTTTTCCGCAAGCAAAAGAGGGATGGTCCAGAGAAAGTTACACCGATGCTGACTTATTATGTCTTGGATGGTACAATTTACCAAGCACCACAGCTTTGCAATGTTTTTGCAGCTCGAATT GGACGTGCTCTCTACTATATATCTAAGGCTTTTACCACTGCTGCCTCGAAGCTGGAAAAGATTGGATACG TTGATTCTGAAAATGAGACTGCAGCCTTTGAATCAAAGGTTACCAAAGAGACAATTGACTTTAAGGAAGTAAAGCGAGTAGACCATATTCTTCAATCCTTACAGCGCAAG CTACCACCAgccccaccaccaccgccatTTCCAGAAGGCTATGTTCCCGCTCCCACAGCAGAAGCGGAGAACGGCCCTGAAACCCAGCAAGCTGGAGAGCCCCAACAACCTCAGATGGATCCTATCATTGATCAAGGCCCGGCCAAAAGAATGAAATTTTAG
- the LOC117621483 gene encoding inositol oxygenase 1-like has product MTILIEQPEFGVEVGTEAGEKKVFEEEKELVLDDGLFVVPHTNSFGQTFRDYDAEGERQPSVEIFYQINHINQTYDFVQRMRKEYSKLNRVEMSIWECCELLNEVVDESDPDLDEPQIEHLLQTAEAIRKDYPNEDWLHLTGLIHDLGKVLLLPRFGELPQWAVVGDTFPVGCSFDQANVHHKYFKENPDYYNPAYNTKFGVYSEGCGLENVMMSWGHDDYMYLVAKENNCTLPSAALFIIRYHSFYALHRAGAYKHLMNEEDVENLNWLHVFNKYDLYSKSKVRIDVEKVKPYYLSLIEKYFPSKLRW; this is encoded by the exons ATGACCATCCTCATTGAGCAGCCTGAATTTG GAGTTGAAGTTGGAACTGAGGCAGGGGAGAAAAAGGTGTTTGAAGAGGAGAAGGAATTGGTGTTGGATGACGGATTATTTGTGGTGCCACATACCAACTCATTTGGACAGACATTTAG GGATTATGATGCAGAAGGTGAGAGGCAACCAAGTGTGGAGATTTTCTACCAGATCAATCACATCAACCAGACTTATGACTTT GTTCAGAGAATGAGAAAAGAGTACAGCAAATTGAACAGGGTGGAGATGAGCATATGGGAATGCTGTGAGCTTCTGAATGAGGTTGTGGATGAGAGTGATCCGGACTTGGACGAACCTCAAATCGAGCACTTGTTGCAAACAGCTGAAGCCATTAGAAAGGACTATCCCAATGAAGATTGGCTGCACTTGACTGGCCTCATCCATG ATCTTGGGAaggtgcttcttcttcctagaTTTGGGGAGCTTCCTCAATGGGCTGTTGTCG GTGACACATTCCCAGTTGGCTGTTCTTTTGACCAAGCCAATGTTCATCACAAG TATTTCAAGGAAAATCCTGACTACTATAATCCTGCTTACAACACCAAATTTGGAGTTTACTCAGAGGGATGTGGACTCGAAAATGTAATGATGTCGTGGGGGCATGACGACTACATGTATTTG GTGGCCAAGGAGAATAATTGCACTCTACCCTCAGCAGCTCTGTTCATCATTAGATACCACTCATTCTATG CTTTACACAGGGCAGGAGCATATAAGCACTTAATGAACGAAGAGGATGTCGAAAACCTGAACTGGCTTCACGTATTCAA CAAGTATGACCTTTACAGCAAGAGCAAGGTACGGATTGATGTTGAGAAGGTGAAGCCATactatctctctctcattgaAAAG TATTTCCCTTCCAAGCTAAGATGGTGA